One genomic segment of Chloroflexota bacterium includes these proteins:
- the nusA gene encoding transcription termination factor NusA: MKSDFFIAVTQLAAERGLPRDTVLGVVEAALVSAYRKEGVGAGHDLSVRLDPGDGEVSVYILKRVVKTAAEIEDDRREITLREARKLKPDAAVDDVIEIIADFAKAGRIAAQTAKQAVLQRLREAERELVLAEYTSRVGEIIAGRIERVEPHQVVVNLGRADALMPRDEEVPSERYRPNTTLQFYLSEVAESSRGPELILSRAHRNLVRRLFEREVPEVYKGVVEIKAIAREPGSRTKVAVVARQEGVDPVGSCVGLRGFRIQNIVNELQGEKIDVLPYSDDMRDFLANALSPAQVIKVDLEHEEKSALIIVPDRHLSLAIGREGQNARLAAKLTGWRIDIRSESEFALAAEAEAEAAAEAAAAEAEAILEDNRAAAVAIVEAEVAVAGTAVEAVEQEVIEAEAEPEVEAPVAEAVEEPVAEAEAVVEAAPEPEPVVLINEDAELEELLRLEAEEAAEEEMEERQPEPAGISVDDDSIWVLPETIRSPSVLRFAEDIMPAERGRARAERDRRPDPNAAPAGPDNRPRAKKGKRSR, translated from the coding sequence ATGAAGAGCGACTTTTTCATCGCTGTGACCCAACTCGCCGCAGAGCGGGGCTTGCCCCGTGACACTGTGCTGGGCGTGGTTGAGGCGGCGTTGGTCTCCGCGTACCGCAAGGAGGGCGTCGGCGCCGGCCACGACCTCTCGGTGCGCCTTGACCCCGGCGATGGCGAGGTCTCCGTCTACATCCTCAAGCGCGTGGTGAAGACCGCCGCGGAGATTGAGGACGACCGCCGCGAGATCACCCTGCGCGAGGCCAGGAAGCTCAAGCCCGACGCCGCCGTAGACGACGTCATAGAGATCATCGCCGACTTCGCGAAGGCCGGGCGCATCGCCGCGCAGACCGCCAAGCAGGCCGTCCTGCAGCGACTGCGGGAGGCCGAGCGTGAGCTCGTCCTCGCCGAGTACACCAGCCGCGTCGGCGAGATCATCGCCGGGCGTATCGAGCGCGTGGAGCCGCACCAGGTCGTCGTGAACCTCGGCCGCGCCGACGCCCTCATGCCCCGTGATGAGGAGGTCCCCAGCGAGCGCTACCGCCCCAACACGACGCTGCAGTTCTACCTCTCGGAGGTCGCCGAGAGCAGCCGCGGGCCGGAGCTTATCCTCTCCCGCGCCCACCGGAATCTGGTGCGCCGCCTCTTCGAGCGCGAGGTGCCCGAGGTCTACAAGGGCGTCGTCGAGATCAAGGCCATCGCCCGCGAGCCCGGCTCCCGCACCAAGGTCGCCGTCGTTGCGAGACAGGAGGGCGTCGATCCCGTTGGCTCCTGCGTCGGCCTGCGCGGCTTCCGCATCCAGAACATCGTCAACGAGCTGCAGGGCGAGAAGATTGACGTCCTGCCGTACAGCGACGACATGCGCGACTTTCTCGCCAACGCGCTCAGCCCCGCCCAGGTGATCAAGGTCGATTTGGAGCATGAGGAGAAGTCCGCGCTCATCATCGTGCCGGACCGGCACCTCTCGCTCGCCATCGGCCGAGAGGGCCAGAACGCGCGCCTCGCCGCCAAGCTCACGGGCTGGCGCATCGACATCCGGAGCGAGTCCGAGTTTGCCCTCGCCGCCGAGGCAGAGGCCGAGGCTGCCGCGGAAGCTGCGGCAGCGGAAGCGGAGGCCATCCTGGAAGACAACCGGGCCGCCGCCGTGGCCATCGTCGAGGCGGAGGTCGCGGTGGCCGGGACCGCGGTGGAAGCCGTTGAGCAAGAGGTCATCGAGGCCGAGGCTGAGCCCGAGGTCGAGGCCCCGGTGGCCGAGGCCGTCGAGGAACCCGTCGCCGAAGCGGAAGCGGTCGTCGAGGCGGCTCCCGAGCCTGAGCCCGTCGTCTTGATCAACGAGGACGCCGAGCTGGAAGAGCTCCTCCGGCTGGAGGCCGAGGAGGCCGCGGAAGAGGAGATGGAAGAGCGCCAGCCGGAGCCCGCTGGCATCTCCGTTGACGACGATTCCATATGGGTGCTGCCGGAGACCATCCGCAGCCCCTC
- the leuS gene encoding leucine--tRNA ligase: MTQQRTRQSELRWNPSAIDRKWQRRWADDGLHTVRDDDPRPKWYELTMYPYPSGDVHIGHWYAMAPSDAHARFRRMQGYNVLHPMGFDAFGLPAENAAIRQGVHPHEWTMANIEKMRGQLRSMGTVYDWDREIVCCLPEYYKWNQWLFLQFFKAGLAYRAHAPAVWCPSCQTVLANEQVLDGACERCGTPITRRELDQWFLKITDYADQLLDSSGITDWPERILTMQRNWIGRSEGAEVVFDISHLGLEETSLPVFTTRVDTLFGVTFLALAPEHPMVEALTSPEQRATVEAYVAEARAKSDIERMSTERDKTGVPLGSYCINPANGQQVLIWTADYAVAWYATGAVMGVPAHDQRDFDFATKFGLPIVTVIAPPGATGEETLDVAYTEAGTMVNSGDFNGMPNDRGADAIAAYLEARGGGVRTQTYRLRDWLVSRQRYWGTPIPIIHCPNCGTVPVSEDDLPVLLPEDADFRPTGESPLARNEAFVNVACPQCGGDGQRETDTMDTFFDSSWYFLRYLSAKNDGEPWNPGQAGAWAPVDQYTGGAEHAVMHLMYARFFTKALRDVGLLNFDEPFLRLYNQGHIIADGAKMSKSRGNVVAPDEYVSTLGADIVRTYLMFVGPWDRGGDWSDGGINGIARWFNRVWDIWSRDPSGLNGSDNSEGSRELRRKLHQTMRKVYQDLDAFKFNTAIAAMMELTNLMQRVWEDNSASARAWNEARRSCLVLLAPIAPHLSEELWERLGERRSVHLQSFPEWDDDLAAEETVTLVVQVDGRVRDRLPVAPDLGEDEAKEIAMAQANVQRHLEGKEITKAVYVPGRLLNLVTR, encoded by the coding sequence ATGACACAGCAGCGGACTCGGCAGTCTGAGCTCAGGTGGAACCCGAGCGCCATCGACCGGAAGTGGCAACGGCGGTGGGCGGACGACGGCCTCCACACCGTGCGGGATGACGATCCCCGCCCCAAGTGGTACGAGCTCACGATGTACCCGTACCCTTCCGGCGACGTCCACATCGGACACTGGTACGCGATGGCGCCGTCCGACGCGCACGCACGGTTTCGCCGGATGCAGGGCTACAACGTGCTGCACCCCATGGGCTTCGACGCCTTCGGGCTGCCGGCGGAGAACGCCGCCATCCGGCAGGGCGTGCACCCGCACGAGTGGACGATGGCCAACATCGAGAAGATGCGCGGCCAGCTCCGCTCAATGGGCACGGTGTACGACTGGGACCGGGAGATCGTCTGCTGCCTGCCCGAGTACTACAAGTGGAACCAGTGGCTCTTCCTGCAGTTCTTCAAGGCGGGGCTGGCCTACCGCGCCCACGCGCCCGCCGTCTGGTGCCCATCGTGCCAGACGGTGCTGGCCAACGAGCAGGTGCTGGACGGGGCGTGCGAGCGGTGCGGCACGCCCATCACACGGCGCGAGCTGGACCAGTGGTTCCTGAAGATCACCGACTACGCCGACCAACTGCTGGACTCGTCGGGGATCACGGACTGGCCGGAGCGCATCCTGACGATGCAGCGCAACTGGATCGGGCGCAGCGAGGGCGCGGAGGTGGTCTTCGACATCTCGCACCTGGGGCTGGAGGAGACGTCGCTGCCGGTGTTCACCACCCGCGTCGACACGCTCTTCGGCGTGACGTTCCTGGCGCTGGCGCCGGAGCACCCGATGGTGGAGGCGCTCACGTCGCCCGAGCAGCGCGCAACCGTCGAGGCCTACGTCGCCGAGGCGCGCGCCAAGTCGGACATCGAGCGGATGTCGACGGAGCGGGACAAGACGGGCGTGCCGCTGGGCTCCTACTGCATCAACCCGGCCAACGGCCAGCAGGTGCTCATCTGGACGGCCGACTACGCCGTCGCGTGGTACGCCACCGGCGCGGTCATGGGCGTGCCGGCACACGACCAGCGCGACTTTGACTTCGCTACCAAGTTCGGGCTGCCCATCGTCACGGTGATCGCGCCGCCGGGCGCCACGGGCGAGGAGACGCTGGACGTCGCGTACACCGAGGCCGGCACGATGGTGAACTCGGGCGACTTCAACGGCATGCCCAACGACCGGGGCGCGGACGCCATCGCGGCGTACCTGGAGGCGCGCGGCGGCGGCGTGCGGACGCAGACGTACCGGCTGCGCGACTGGCTTGTCTCGCGGCAGCGTTACTGGGGCACGCCAATCCCGATCATCCACTGCCCCAATTGCGGCACGGTGCCCGTGTCCGAGGACGACCTGCCGGTGCTGCTGCCGGAGGACGCGGACTTCAGGCCGACGGGCGAGTCGCCGCTGGCGCGCAACGAGGCGTTCGTCAACGTCGCGTGCCCCCAGTGCGGCGGCGACGGGCAGCGCGAGACGGACACGATGGACACCTTTTTCGACTCATCGTGGTACTTCCTGCGCTACCTGAGCGCCAAGAACGACGGGGAGCCGTGGAACCCCGGCCAGGCCGGCGCGTGGGCGCCCGTCGACCAGTACACGGGCGGCGCGGAACACGCGGTGATGCACCTGATGTACGCGCGGTTCTTTACCAAGGCGCTGCGGGACGTCGGCCTGCTCAACTTCGACGAGCCCTTCCTGCGTCTCTACAACCAGGGGCACATCATCGCGGACGGGGCCAAGATGAGTAAGTCGCGCGGCAACGTCGTCGCACCGGACGAGTACGTCTCCACCCTCGGCGCGGACATCGTGCGGACGTACCTCATGTTCGTGGGGCCCTGGGACCGCGGCGGCGACTGGAGCGACGGCGGCATCAACGGCATCGCGCGGTGGTTCAACCGCGTGTGGGACATCTGGAGCCGCGACCCGTCCGGGCTGAACGGCTCCGACAACTCGGAGGGCAGCCGAGAGCTTCGCCGCAAGCTGCACCAGACGATGCGCAAGGTGTACCAGGACCTGGACGCTTTCAAGTTCAACACGGCCATCGCCGCGATGATGGAGCTGACCAACCTCATGCAGCGCGTGTGGGAGGACAACTCCGCAAGCGCCAGGGCGTGGAACGAGGCGCGCCGGTCGTGCCTCGTGCTGCTGGCGCCCATCGCGCCGCACCTGTCCGAGGAGCTGTGGGAGCGGCTTGGCGAGCGCCGAAGCGTCCACCTGCAGTCGTTCCCGGAGTGGGACGACGACCTGGCGGCGGAAGAGACGGTGACGCTCGTCGTGCAGGTGGACGGCCGGGTGCGCGACCGGCTCCCCGTCGCGCCGGACCTCGGCGAGGACGAGGCTAAGGAGATCGCGATGGCGCAGGCCAACGTGCAGCGCCACCTGGAGGGCAAGGAAATCACGAAGGCCGTCTACGTGCCCGGCCGGCTGCTGAATCTGGTTACGCGGTAG
- a CDS encoding prolyl oligopeptidase family serine peptidase, translating to MANGSAPTIDQILSIRPVVGAETPQWSPDGKNLAFVGTLGGPPNLYKVSAQGGFPVRMTVNIGDVNFLATRAPLWAPTGDYLSYVSRKSGTDEVWLAPVNGDEEFRLSRLGALIHSAMWSPDGSCIAVSCSRAGSYDIYTVDVPTGKHHKLTGGPLNAVMPVFTPNGGQIAYLRLNDTWEDHDVMVMDLDGGNARIVVSDTDFFDYTYGKTFGAPSVSADSNDVLFRSQRSGYINIWTAPMDGSGEPEPLDPGEIEQDNAVWSPAGRQVAFTANNNGTLELRVAEAGSGTSRAVFAPGIGMCTNLKWSPDGREIAFRYGTPTRPADLWVVNVEDGSSRQITHACAEGGPADKLIEPEKISYESTGGFTIHAYLYSPPDRSKKYPGLVYIHGGPTLQFFDDLQPNVQYLVQRGYVVLLPNVRGSTGYGKAFEEANDRDWGRGDLDDAIAGTEYMKGLSYVDPGAMGITGRSYGGILSMYAITNAPDAFQAAAPMSGYGDWPALRWEMELRHQKMQAHEFGPLEENEELWIELSSQNKIDRVTAPTMIIYGEGKDPWSNSSRAFWYEMKRQYKTVHHNVYHNDGYYVDAPANVRQLLIDVADFFDLYLKG from the coding sequence ATGGCCAACGGAAGCGCACCCACGATTGACCAGATCCTGTCGATCAGACCCGTCGTCGGCGCGGAGACGCCGCAGTGGTCGCCCGACGGCAAGAACCTCGCCTTCGTCGGCACACTTGGCGGGCCGCCCAACCTCTACAAAGTGTCCGCGCAGGGTGGCTTCCCCGTGCGCATGACCGTCAACATCGGCGACGTCAACTTCCTCGCCACCCGCGCGCCCCTGTGGGCGCCCACCGGCGACTACCTCTCCTACGTCTCCCGCAAGAGCGGCACGGACGAGGTCTGGCTCGCGCCCGTCAACGGCGACGAGGAGTTCCGGCTGTCGCGGCTTGGCGCCCTCATCCACTCCGCGATGTGGTCGCCGGACGGCTCGTGCATCGCCGTTTCCTGCAGCCGCGCCGGCTCCTACGACATCTACACCGTCGACGTCCCCACCGGTAAGCACCACAAGCTGACGGGCGGGCCCCTGAACGCCGTAATGCCCGTCTTCACCCCCAACGGCGGGCAGATCGCCTACCTGCGCCTCAACGACACGTGGGAAGACCACGACGTCATGGTGATGGACCTGGACGGCGGCAACGCGCGCATCGTCGTGTCGGACACGGACTTCTTTGACTACACCTACGGCAAGACATTTGGCGCGCCGTCCGTGTCCGCGGACAGCAATGATGTCCTCTTTCGGTCGCAGCGCAGCGGCTACATCAACATCTGGACCGCGCCCATGGACGGCAGCGGCGAGCCGGAGCCCCTGGACCCGGGCGAAATCGAGCAGGACAACGCCGTGTGGTCGCCCGCCGGGCGGCAGGTGGCGTTCACGGCGAACAACAACGGCACGCTGGAGCTCCGCGTCGCCGAGGCGGGCAGCGGCACATCGCGCGCGGTCTTTGCCCCCGGCATCGGCATGTGCACGAACCTGAAGTGGTCGCCGGACGGCAGGGAGATCGCGTTCCGCTACGGCACGCCGACGCGCCCCGCCGACCTGTGGGTGGTCAACGTCGAGGACGGCTCCTCCCGCCAGATCACCCACGCATGTGCAGAGGGCGGGCCGGCGGACAAGCTCATCGAGCCGGAAAAGATCTCCTACGAGAGCACCGGCGGCTTCACCATCCACGCCTATCTATACAGCCCGCCTGACCGCTCGAAGAAGTACCCGGGCCTCGTGTACATCCACGGCGGGCCGACGTTGCAGTTCTTCGACGACCTCCAGCCGAACGTGCAGTACCTGGTGCAGCGCGGCTACGTCGTCCTGCTGCCGAACGTCCGCGGCAGCACGGGCTACGGCAAGGCTTTCGAGGAGGCGAACGACAGGGACTGGGGCCGCGGCGACCTCGACGACGCCATCGCCGGGACCGAGTACATGAAGGGCCTGAGCTACGTCGACCCGGGCGCCATGGGCATCACGGGCCGCAGCTACGGCGGCATCCTGAGCATGTACGCGATCACCAACGCGCCCGACGCCTTCCAGGCCGCCGCGCCGATGTCCGGCTACGGCGACTGGCCCGCCCTGCGCTGGGAGATGGAGCTCCGTCATCAGAAGATGCAGGCCCACGAGTTCGGCCCACTCGAGGAGAACGAGGAACTCTGGATTGAGCTGTCCTCGCAGAACAAGATCGACCGCGTGACCGCGCCCACGATGATCATTTACGGCGAGGGCAAGGACCCGTGGTCGAACTCATCGCGCGCCTTCTGGTATGAGATGAAGCGGCAGTACAAGACGGTGCACCACAACGTCTACCACAACGACGGCTACTACGTGGACGCGCCCGCCAATGTGCGCCAGCTCCTCATTGACGTGGCGGACTTCTTCGACTTGTACCTGAAGGGCTAG